A window from Drosophila subobscura isolate 14011-0131.10 chromosome O, UCBerk_Dsub_1.0, whole genome shotgun sequence encodes these proteins:
- the LOC117898532 gene encoding uncharacterized protein LOC117898532, producing MRLTLAWLSVCLAIYCSGHGHGHSHSQVQGNVVLSLPPSLIATATEAAALRQQQPPRWKKDARVLFDSGNDALRDMLQHHDNVDLDVEQQQQQQQQPQVAAFNRKALHEADDLVAAASVGAQEIAGAQQRGSQYGGATPSHKYWASRCQGRLGPSAKCPPEYYRAMMAARNKEAMARLHMQLNSMQDTDSSSSDSYNEELDDAEEEEEENDEQTSSNEVFMLLTGEQDLIKFLHWAMQLLYPYERPEGNRSESAAEHYHPGMFLWKKLNLSGHLEPPLIVDEPQFVLVRREKLLDGYHLEDMTKEDDPFIPPRGRKHNSPDLNALLNRYETFVPNRGRRDKVKDLFKYDDLFFPNRGKKQRNIFHLDDPFYPNRGKKLQLRDLYNIDDPFFPNRGKRHLTKAAGPGIDLWGKLLPDDSDWQGMSTHKMNSYDPSVRPSMSAEDPTAAAEGARWRRLARGLLQPANRLHATRSMSASGQRAMAMGVQQLLPQSNPYMPRQQQVRPAFWQQRLKRSLRLADAPETQLTRAPNANPDSDSDTDTDTDAAWAWDTEAANWRI from the exons atgAGACTCACGCTCGCCTGGCTCAGCGTCTGCCTGGCGATTTATTGCagcggccacggccacggccacagccacagtcaggTCCAAGGCAATGTGGTCCTATCTTTGCCACCATCGCTTATCGCCACGGCCACGGAGGCGGCGGccttgaggcagcagcagccaccgcgcTGGAAAAAGGATGCACGCGTCCTGTTTGACAGCGGCAACGATGCACTGCGCGATATGCTGCAGCACCACGACAATGTGGACTTggatgtggagcagcagcagcagcagcagcagcaaccgcaagTCGCGGCTTTTAATCGAAAAGCACTGCACGAGGCAGATGATTTAGTTGCCGCCGCGTCTGTTGGGGCACAGGAAATTGCAGGCGCACAGCAGCGGGGCAGCCAGTAtggcggtgccacgcccagcCACAAATACTGGGCCAGCCGCTGTCAGGGTCGCTTGGGTCCGTCTGCCAAGTGTCCGCCGGAATATTATCGCGCCATGATGGCAGCCAG GAACAAAGAGGCCATGGCCCGGCTCCACATGCAACTCAACTCGATGCAGGACACTGATTCATCCAGCTCTGACAGCTACAACGAGGAGCTGGATGAcgctgaggaggaggaggaggagaacgacGAGCAAACCAGCAGCAATGAGGTCTTCATGCTGCTCACTGGCGAACAGGATCTGATCAAGTTCCTGCACTGGGCCATGCAGCTGCTGTATCCCTACGAGCGGCCCGAGGGCAACCGCAGCGAGAGTGCCGCCGAGCACTACCATCCGGGCATGTTCCTGTGGAAGAAGCTCAACCTGTCGGGGCACCTCGAGCCACCGCTGATTGTGGATGAGCCGCAGTTTGTGCTGGTGCGACGCGAGAAGCTGCTGGATGGCTATCATTTGG AGGACATGACCAAGGAGGACGATCCCTTTATACCCCCGCGTGGACGCAAACACAACTCGCCCGATCTGAATGCTCTGCTCAATCGCTATGAGACTTTTGTGCCGAATCGCGGCAGGCGCGACAAGGTCAAGGATCTGTTCAAGTACGACGATCTGTTCTTTCCGAATCGCGGCAAGAAGCAGCGCAACATCTTCCACCTCGACGATCCCTTCTACCCGAATCGCGgcaagaagctgcagctgcgcgaTCTCTACAACATCGACGATCCATTCTTTCCGAATCGCGGCAAGCGGCACTTGACCAAGGCAGCGGGGCCTGGCATCGATCTGTGGGGAAAACTGCTGCCAGATGACAGCGACTGGCAAGGAATGTCAACGCATAAAATGAATAGCTACGATCCATCAGTCAGGCCATCAATGTCAGCGGAGGATCCCACTGCCGCAGCTGAGGGCGCTCGCTGGCGACGTCTGGCCCGCGGCTTGCTGCAGCCCGCTAATAGATTACACGCGACAAGATCAATGTCAGCGAGTGGACAACGAGCGATGGCAATGGGAGTGCAGCAATTGTTGCCACAAAGCAATCCGTACATGCcccgccagcagcaggtgaGACCTGCCTTCTGGCAGCAGCGCCTCAAGCGCTCGCTGCGGCTGGCCGATGCCCCCGAGACACAATTAACGCGTGCACCCAATGCTAAtccggactcggactcggacacggacacggacacggatgCCGCGTGGGCCTGGGACACGGAGGCTGCCAATTGGCGCATTTAA